One genomic segment of Sminthopsis crassicaudata isolate SCR6 chromosome 4, ASM4859323v1, whole genome shotgun sequence includes these proteins:
- the VIP gene encoding VIP peptides isoform X1: MSGSKKMEARSNSQLLVSLMLLSVFCSQTLALPLEIYSTMRQGNDVLFDGPNEPDQNLVLLKLENDRLRNALPANGLSSLDVLRALNSNIRNLEKRHSDSVFTDSYTQFLRREALRKYFENAFNGKRSEENPPASTS, from the exons ATGTCAGG ATCCAAAAAGATGGAAGCCAGAAGTAACTCCCAGCTCCTGGTATCACTGATGCTTCTTAGTGTCTTTTGCTCACAAACACTGGCATTACCTCTTGAAATTTATTCTACCATGAG GCAGGGCAATGATGTGCTCTTTGATGGCCCTAATGAACCTGATCAAAATCTAGttttattaaaattagaaaatgatcGTCTGAGAAACGCATTACCTGCAAATGGTTTGTCTTCTTTGGATGTTCTCAGAGCCTTGAACAG CAACATTCGTAACCTAGAAAAACGTCACTCTGATTCAGTCTTCACTGACAGTTACACCCAATTCCTGAGGAGGGAGgcattgagaaaatattttgaaaatgcttttaatggaaagagaag TGAAGAAAATCCCCCTGCTTCAACATCTTAA
- the VIP gene encoding VIP peptides isoform X2, protein MEARSNSQLLVSLMLLSVFCSQTLALPLEIYSTMRQGNDVLFDGPNEPDQNLVLLKLENDRLRNALPANGLSSLDVLRALNSNIRNLEKRHSDSVFTDSYTQFLRREALRKYFENAFNGKRSEENPPASTS, encoded by the exons ATGGAAGCCAGAAGTAACTCCCAGCTCCTGGTATCACTGATGCTTCTTAGTGTCTTTTGCTCACAAACACTGGCATTACCTCTTGAAATTTATTCTACCATGAG GCAGGGCAATGATGTGCTCTTTGATGGCCCTAATGAACCTGATCAAAATCTAGttttattaaaattagaaaatgatcGTCTGAGAAACGCATTACCTGCAAATGGTTTGTCTTCTTTGGATGTTCTCAGAGCCTTGAACAG CAACATTCGTAACCTAGAAAAACGTCACTCTGATTCAGTCTTCACTGACAGTTACACCCAATTCCTGAGGAGGGAGgcattgagaaaatattttgaaaatgcttttaatggaaagagaag TGAAGAAAATCCCCCTGCTTCAACATCTTAA